The following coding sequences are from one Culex quinquefasciatus strain JHB chromosome 1, VPISU_Cqui_1.0_pri_paternal, whole genome shotgun sequence window:
- the LOC119770105 gene encoding uncharacterized protein LOC119770105 gives MVNSKTNVHYTIEEVDRLNDFIQNAGNIRNDITRSGLSLSVLARHAEELWKELRSKYNALVEEASAEKAARLLLEQRVMALEVHNDSHPSIEVEDQVTHSEFQALREQNAALQATVEELSKTITELASAKSASEQAALNSEVSALREQNLALTAEVAALRETAVTQPPSESQSEAEATLSLELAKAQQEILSLREDLKSLKEEAAKRELESKSGKNKSKNQGRQKPKRAKGGAKNANPKPAVPKMPPGSQEDVTSPEGASQGGSPGDGSVEGNANDDFTVVNRRKPRAKHKPRLRNEAIAIKADEQSYASLLRNMRSNDDFKDLGRLPSRYGELAGTSFSSSSKRCKNLDETVTAEDLLDAITAQCLTGTLSAPVQLRKYNQGTQTATFKLPAKIAAMVLKVGKIKVNWSVCPVSAIERPTVCFRCLEYGHKSWACKGPDRSKLCRRCGAEGHQSKGCTAKQLLFQTVAEKKCDVALLSEPYRIPEGNRNWLSDPPKAAAIWVTGQFPIQELVAAEEGFVIAKVNEVFYCSCYAPPRWSIDRFDRMLDRLTDALTGKSPAVVAGDFNAWSTQWGSRESNRRGQDLLEALARLNVDLANEGSASTFRRNGVSSIVDVTFCSPSLLASMDWKVDEGYTHSDHQAVTFQICRVAPRPAQPAPHQVCRWKTSTLTSEVFVEALRRESATRDILELDCDGLMTILVGACDAAMPRQAKPRNARTQVYWWNDDIAAIRAACLRARRKLQRARFDEQREARRMIYKIAKATLCKAIKESKRNCFGNLCQEANNAPWGNAYRIVMAKLKSGAAAIDRSLEMMSRIIDGLFPHHEVLKLAIEENPDMFRSALQKCMDSGIFPDRWKRQRLVLLPKPGEATRRPIRV, from the exons ATGGTAAACAGTAAGACTAACGTCCACTACACCATTGAGGAAGTCGATAGGCTAAACGATTTCATACAAAACGCCGGCAACATCCGGAACGACATCACAAGATCAGGGTTGTCGCTCTCGGTGCTGGCGCGTCATGCGGAGGAGCTCTGGAAGGAGCTGCGATCGAAGTACAATGCCCTCGTTGAGGAGGCTAGTGCAGAGAAAGCGGCGAGGTTGTTGTTGGAGCAAAGGGTGATGGCCCTGGAAGTCCATAACGACTCTCACCCTTCCATTGAAGTAGAGGATCAGGTAACCCATAGCGAATTCCAAGCGCTACGGGAGCAGAATGCGGCGCTCCAAGCCACGGTGGAGGAATTATCCAAAACCATCACGGAGCTCGCATCTGCTAAGTCTGCATCCGAACAAGCTGCGCTCAACAGCGAAGTGTCCGCACTCCGCGAGCAGAACCTGGCGCTCACCGCCGAGGTTGCAGCTCTGAGAGAGACGGCCGTCACACAACCTCCGAGTGAGTCTCAATCAGAGGCCGAAGCGACCCTTTCGTTAGAGCTTGCGAAGGCACAGCAGGAAATCCTCTCCCTGCGCGAAGACCTGAAGAGCCTGAAGGAGGAAGCGGCCAAGAGGGAATTGGAATCGAAGTCTGGAAAGAACAAGAGCAAAAACCAAGGAAGACAGAAGCCAAAGCGGGCGAAGGGTGGCGCCAAAAACGCAAATCCCAAACCTGCAGTTCCAAAAATGCCCCCGGGTAGCCAGGAGGATGTCACCAGCCCCGAAGGGGCGTCCCAAGGTGGCTCTCCGGGCGACGGGAGCGTCGAAGGAAATGCTAATGACGACTTCACGGTTGTGAATCGAAGGAAACCCAGGGCCAAGCATAAGCCTCGGTTGAGGAACGAGGCTATTGCGATTAAGGCTGACGAGCAAAGTTACGCGAGCCTGTTGCGGAACATGCGCTCGAATGACGACTTTAAGGACCTGGGGAGGCTACCAAGTCGGTACGGCGAACTCGCCGGAACGAGCTTCTCCTCATCCTCAAAAAGG tgtaagaacttggatgagaCGGTGACAGCTGAAGACCTCCTTGACGCCATAACAGCACAGTGCCTCACGGGTACCCTCTCGGCACCCGTCCAACTGAGGAAGTACAATCAAGGCACGCAGACGGCTACCTTTAAGTTACCAGCGAAAATCGCGGCCATGGTGCTTAAGGTGGGCAAGATCAAAGTTAACTGGTCAGTATGTCCGGTGTCTGCGATCGAGCGGCCAACCGTATGCTTCAGATGTCTTGAGTACGGCCACAAGTCGTGGGCCTGCAAGGGCCCCGACCGCAGTAAGCTGTGTAGACGATGCGGAGCCGAAGGCCATCAGTCGAAGGGCTGTACAGCTAAG CAGCTGCTCTTCCAGACGGTGGCCGAGAAGAAGTGTGATGTAGCGCTTCTATCGGAACCTTATCGGATTCCTGAGGGGAACAGGAATTGGTTGAGCGACCCACCCAAGGCTGCGGCAATCTGGGTGACGGGTCAGTTCCCAATTCAGGAGCTAGTAGCAGCAGAGGAGGGCTTCGTGATCGCTAAGGTTAATGAAGTCTTCTACTGCAGCTGCTATGCTCCTCCGAGGTGGTCTATAGACAGGTTCGACAGAATGCTGGATAGACTGACGGATGCGCTTACAGGTAAAAGCCCTGCAGTGGTGGCCGGCGACTTCAACGCGTGGTCCACACAGTGGGGTAGCCGCGAGTCAAACCGCAGAGGCCAGGACCTACTCGAGGCACTAGCCAGGCTAAACGTTGATCTAGCCAACGAGGGATCTGCGAGCACGTTCCGTAGGAACGGAGTCTCGTCGATTGTTGACGTTACTTTCTGTAGTCCCAGCCTTCTGGCAAGCATGGACTGGAAAGTGGACGAGGGCTACACTCACAGCGATCATCAAGCGGTAACGTTTCAGATCTGCCGTGTGGCCCCACGTCCTGCACAACCGGCACCGCACCAAGTGTGCCGGTGGAAGACATCGACCCTGACAAGTGAGGTCTTTGTCGAAGCGCTAAGAAGAGAAAGTGCCACTCGGGACATTCTAGAACTCGACTGCGATGGACTAATGACCATCCTAGTGGGCGCCTGTGATGCAGCAATGCCGAGGCAAGCAAAGCCACGAAACGCGCGGACACAAGTTTACTGGTGGAACGACGATATAGCGGCCATACGTGCGGCCTGTCTGAGGGCCCGGAGGAAACTCCAACGAGCTCGCTTTGACGAGCAGAGGGAAGCCAGGCGGATGATCTACAAAATCGCTAAAGCTACCTTATGCAAGGCGATAAAGGAGAGCAAGAGGAACTGCTTCGGCAACCTCTGCCAGGAAGCCAACAATGCACCATGGGGTAACGCCTATCGGATTGTTATGGCTAAGCTAAAGAGTGGCGCGGCTGCCATTGATCGTTCTCTTGAAATGATGTCACGAATCATTGACGGGCTGTTTCCTCACCACGAG GTCCTTAAACTGGCGATAGAGGAAAACCCGGACATGTTCAGGTCGGCTCTCCAGAAGTGCATGGACTCGGGGATCTTTCCGGATCGGTGGAAGCGACAAAGGCTAGTCCTGTTGCCGAAGCCGGGGGAAGCCACCCGGCGACCCATCCGCGTATAG